CTTCAGATGATGCCAGATCAGACCAGACTGCTCTTTGAACACTGACAATACTTCAAGTGGAGTAGGCAGGACCCAAAAGGCAATAACGGCTCTTGAGCCCGTGATCTGCCAGGCCAGCAGTACCGCAAGCAGAAAGAGGGTTGGCAGAAGATATTGGGAGACAGGCTTTTTCATTCCTGGCCGAGGAAACGGAGCTCGGTTTCGAGCCTGACGCCAAAGCGTTCAAAGACCTTGTCTTGAACATGGCGGATCACGGCCAGGACGTCTGCCGCGGTCGCTCCACCCAGGTTGACGATGAAACCGCAGTGTTTTTCAGAGACGGCCGCGCCGCCGATCTGAAATCCCCGCAGGCCGCAATCATCCACCAGTTTTCCAGTGAAATGCCCTTCCGGCCGTTTGAAGACCGAACCGCCGCTGGGGAGGTCCATCGGTTGCTTGCCCCAGCGCTGTTTATCCAGGTCCCGCATGCGTTCCCCGATCAGTTCGGGAGCATCGTTTTGGAGGCGGAATACACTGCTCAGATGGATGAAACCACTGCGCTGGAAGACACTGGAGCGATAGGCAAACTCATGCTGCTCCGCACGCAAATGCTTGACCGCTTCTTTTGATTGCAGGCTGGCCAGGTCCGGGATCAGGTATTTGCTGCAATACAGCACATTCTTGATCTCACCGCCATAGGCCCCGGCGTTCATAAACACAGCCCCACCCACGCTTCCGGGGATTCCGGAGGCGAATTCCAGGCCTGCCAAACCTTGCTGCTGGGCATACTCGCATAAATCTTTCAAACCCGCTCCGCAAAAAGCGCTGAGGCAGTTCTCATCCCGGCTGATCTTGTTGAGGTTAAGGGTATTGACCACAAGTCCTGGTACACCCTTATCGCTTATCAATAAATTAGATCCCCTGCCAAGTATGAAGTAATTTATCCTATTGGATATGCTAAATATCAATAATGAAATAAGTTCTGTTATGGTTTTCGGTATGCAAAACACTTCTGCAGGCCCGCCGATCTGGAAGCTGCAGTGCTCTTTGAGGGGCTCGCCAAACCGGATGGCGCCCCGCTCTATCAGTTCTGGAAAGCTCGATTTGATCGTATCGCGAAGGATATCGGCCTCCTCAGGACATATTGAAGAAACGGCTGACCTCGCTGAGGAGTTCCAATTCGCTCTTCATTTCCAGGCATTTTGCCGGCAGAACCTGTTTGAAGTATTCCCCGTAGCGCTTGTTGGAGACCCGGGAATCCATGATCAGCACGATGCCCCTGTCGGTCTTGCTGCGGATCAGGCGGCCGAAGCCCTGGCGCAGTTTGAGCAACGCGTTGGGCAGCATGAAGTGCATGAAGGAATCCTTGTTTTCGCGGTCGAGTTTGTCGATCAGAGCTTCGACGACAGGCTCGGAAGGGACTTGGAAGGGCAGTTTGAACAGGATCAGCAGGGAGAGCGAGTCACCTTGGATGTCCACCCCCTCCCAAAAAGAATTTGTGCCCAGCAGGACGGCATTCTTGTTGCGCTTGAATTCCTCGAGCATGGAGCTACGGCTGCTTGCCTTGCCCTGGGCGAAAAAGGGACGCTTGCTGTGATAGAGGGTTTCGCTGAGATGGTCGTAAACGCTGTTCAGGTCGCGATAACTGGTGAAGAGGATCATTGTGCCCACGTTGGTGGTAGTTATCAGCTGTTCCACGCAGCCCAGGGCCTGGTTGATGAAAAAGCGGTCCTTGTGCTCGGGCAGGAAGCTTCCCACCATCAGACGTGATTGGGTATCATAATCGAATGGGGAATCCACGATCGCGGTGGCGATATGCTCAGGCGGGACGAGGCTCAGGCCGCTTTGTCCGAAGAAATACTTGAAGGAACCGCGCAAGGCCAGGGTCGCGGAAGTGAAGACAATGCTGGGCACAACTTCGTAAAGCATTTTATTCAGGTGGGTGGACACATCGACCGGGGCGTAACAGAGTGAGGAAGAGGGATTTTTGCTATCAGTGCGGTAGCTGTTTTCGATCCAGAGAGCATAGTTTTCCAGATCGGGGTTTTCCACGTTGAGAATGCTGTTTTCAGTTTCCAGGCAACGCATCACATAGGAATTCAGAGTTTCTGTAAGATTGTCGTAATTGGGGACCTGCTTGCTGTTGAATGAGGAAAAGACATTGGCCAGGGCCTGGAGCTGTTTTTGAAACTCCTTCCAAGCTGTTGCCAGCGCGCCGATCAGAGTGTAGAGGCGGGGCAGGTCTTCGGGGGATTTGATTCTCAGTTTGCCGTATGAATCGGCGTCCTGGCAGCGTTGGGACGCTTCGGTGAAGAGGTCCAGAATGATCTTGCGCAGCGCGGCGACCTGTTCCGACAGGTTCTTGCAGATCAGGGAAGCATGGTCTTTGCCGCCTTGGGTGACAATGCTTTTAGAGATGGTCGTCTCCAGTTGGTGCAGGAAACCCGTGTTTTTCTTCCGATACGAATACGAAAGCTGGTTGAATAGGTTGTTGAGGTCGGCAAAACTGAGCTCGAAACCGAGATTCCTGGTAGCCGTGGCCGTCAGATTGTGGGCTTCATCAACCACCAGGTAGCTGTATTCGCCCAGGGTTGTGTTCTCCATCTGCAGGTCCGCCAGCAGCAGTGAATGGTTGGTGATGACCACGGAGGAGTTTTCGATGTGCT
This portion of the Candidatus Syntrophosphaera sp. genome encodes:
- the murB gene encoding UDP-N-acetylmuramate dehydrogenase; the encoded protein is MKSSFPELIERGAIRFGEPLKEHCSFQIGGPAEVFCIPKTITELISLLIFSISNRINYFILGRGSNLLISDKGVPGLVVNTLNLNKISRDENCLSAFCGAGLKDLCEYAQQQGLAGLEFASGIPGSVGGAVFMNAGAYGGEIKNVLYCSKYLIPDLASLQSKEAVKHLRAEQHEFAYRSSVFQRSGFIHLSSVFRLQNDAPELIGERMRDLDKQRWGKQPMDLPSGGSVFKRPEGHFTGKLVDDCGLRGFQIGGAAVSEKHCGFIVNLGGATAADVLAVIRHVQDKVFERFGVRLETELRFLGQE
- a CDS encoding DEAD/DEAH box helicase family protein — encoded protein: MDSQNTPPLRNSLNFVAIDIETTGLDFATSEIIELAAIRFRAGKASESFSTLVRPHKGMPKFIEFLTHISPEDLNGAPELKTALKGFFEFVGDDVLVGHNISFDTGFINHHSALSGSPVLERPAWDTAEISRVYFPYTSDHKLGTLVKHFGLELENAHRAAADATATGQLLVAMSEFILGHYPLLVNARLLDLSKQAQLANTLYHYLHGIVEYQRRYALIGKKPQPPDVAKPNVIEHQVPGVATVNIDKVFTADGLLSELFPNFEFRSGQLEMAREVDSCFRASKHLAVEAGTGVGKSFAYLVPAIAFSNQKKTKVVVSTNTKNLQEQLFYKDLPQLKEMLPLPFKATLVKGRENYVCERRWEEFLMEQTRGISPYEAQALLYLFIWKYLTKSGDVSENSSFDRNRFSIAWRKICSDRYMCMGRKCPHAGKCYVMSLRKHIENSSVVITNHSLLLADLQMENTTLGEYSYLVVDEAHNLTATATRNLGFELSFADLNNLFNQLSYSYRKKNTGFLHQLETTISKSIVTQGGKDHASLICKNLSEQVAALRKIILDLFTEASQRCQDADSYGKLRIKSPEDLPRLYTLIGALATAWKEFQKQLQALANVFSSFNSKQVPNYDNLTETLNSYVMRCLETENSILNVENPDLENYALWIENSYRTDSKNPSSSLCYAPVDVSTHLNKMLYEVVPSIVFTSATLALRGSFKYFFGQSGLSLVPPEHIATAIVDSPFDYDTQSRLMVGSFLPEHKDRFFINQALGCVEQLITTTNVGTMILFTSYRDLNSVYDHLSETLYHSKRPFFAQGKASSRSSMLEEFKRNKNAVLLGTNSFWEGVDIQGDSLSLLILFKLPFQVPSEPVVEALIDKLDRENKDSFMHFMLPNALLKLRQGFGRLIRSKTDRGIVLIMDSRVSNKRYGEYFKQVLPAKCLEMKSELELLSEVSRFFNMS